The following coding sequences are from one Sciurus carolinensis chromosome 11, mSciCar1.2, whole genome shotgun sequence window:
- the Prr33 gene encoding proline-rich protein 33, producing MLGSATSVTLEAGGPSPQRPPGPPPPLLPKPGKDNLRLQKLLRKAARRKMAGAVPAPPGAFRTSLSPVSEASHDLEAVAPCTTEALRTVAPLPRSPRAPIIHHVTSPPQRSTFSFSLTERRALATHLEAPSRPEALALQPTQLPSGFSPVSAPTSGGTHITQVHIQLAPSPQGGAPEPLRTAPDESPRVQEGDAASAQSLIPVAHIRPLPARAQEVSPGPEEPSAARPPPSFQASVSREASTRVVVPIAPTYRSPGPPPYSPAAVAPEAGHLEESPVSSPAAEVERVAMPPGSSSLALPLGPHPCPVPQVAPKPRLSGWTRLKKQLMEDAEDAPFPEQEPSLLPAQPEASAGAGARPPASRASRMWDAVLYRMSVAESRSCVAGPRDGDRPPASLARLPFLYRPRFNARKLQEATRPPPSLQSSLELSPRPKNFNRTAAGWRLQ from the coding sequence ATGCTCGGTTCAGCCACGTCAGTGACCCTGGAGGCTGGTGGCCCGAGCCCCCAGAGGCCCCCTGGACCTCCACCACCCCTGCTTCCTAAGCCAGGAAAAGACAACCTGCGTCTGCAGAAACTTCTGAGGAAGGCAGCTCGGAGGAAGATGGCCGGGGCTGTCCCGGCCCCACCTGGGGCCTTCCGTACCTCCCTGTCCCCTGTGAGTGAGGCCAGCCACGACCTGGAGGCCGTGGCCCCATGTACCACTGAGGCCCTGCGCACGGTGGCACCCCTGCCCCGCTCCCCGCGTGCCCCCATCATCCACCACGTGACCTCGCCCCCGCAGAGGTCCACCTTCTCCTTCAGCCTCACCGAGCGCAGGGCCCTGGCCACCCACTTGGAGGCCCCTTCGAGGCCTGAAGCCCTGGCCCTACAACCTACCCAGCTCCCCAGTGGCTTTTCCCCTGTCTCAGCCCCAACGTCTGGGGGCACACACATCACCCAGGTGCACATTCAGCTGGCACCGTCCCCACAGGGTGGGGCCCCGGAGCCTCTGAGGACAGCCCCAGATGAGAGCCCCAGGGTTCAGGAGGGAGACGCAGCCAGTGCCCAGTCTCTGATCCCCGTGGCCCATATCCGCCCACTGCCTGCCCGGGCCCAGGAGGTCAGTCCTGGGCCTGAGGAGCCCTCTGCAGCAAGGCCACCACCCAGCTTCCAGGCCTCAGTGTCCAGAGAGGCTAGCACCAGGGTGGTGGTGCCCATAGCCCCCACCTACCGCTCTCCCGGGCCCCCACCTTACAGCCCGGCTGCTGTGGCCCCTGAAGCTGGGCACCTGGAGGAGTCTCCTGTGTCCAGCCCTGCTGCAGAGGTTGAGAGGGTCGCCATGCCCCCGGGAAGCTCGTCCCTGGCACTACCACTGGGTCCCCACCCATGCCCTGTCCCCCAAGTTGCACCCAAGCCACGGCTCAGCGGCTGGACACGTCTCAAGAAGCAGCTTATGGAAGACGCAGAGGATGCCCCCTtcccagagcaggagcccagcctCCTGCCTGCGCAACCAGAGGCATCTGCTGGGGCTGGCGCCCGGCCGCCCGCCTCCCGGGCCTCCAGGATGTGGGATGCTGTGCTCTACCGCATGTCTGTGGCTGAGTCCCGCAGTTGCGTGGCGGGGCCCAGGGATGGGGACCGTCCCCCGGCCAGCCTTGCCCGCCTGCCCTTCCTATACCGGCCTCGCTTCAATGCCCGGAAGCTGCAGGAGGCCACCCGgccgcctccctccctccaatCCAGCCTGGAACTGAGCCCCCGACCCAAGAACTTCAACCGGACAGCGGCAGGTTGGAGGCTCCAGTGA